Proteins from a genomic interval of Alosa alosa isolate M-15738 ecotype Scorff River chromosome 8, AALO_Geno_1.1, whole genome shotgun sequence:
- the opn8b gene encoding opsin 8, group member b: MASKRSKHMKPAELLSVSLAVTDLGAAVTMYPLAAASAWNHHWIGGDVTCRYYGFMGFFFGIASMATLTVMAVVRFIVSTNLQSPKERVSMRNAKLLVVGAWLYALLWAVFPFAGWGQYGPEPFGLSCTLSWANMRHIDHGFSFVISMFSMNLATPAVVIITCYAGIALRLRVTFKSINSFNHLPNAVKMQKRLVLIAIFISMGFLGSWTPYGMVSLWSVYSDSTSIPPLVSMLPCLFAKTSTVYNPLIYYIFSKTFKTQVKQLCCPYRWSNACNPDMDSNKAIENTVYLVCNDAKPPQPRPRMDDKDLGTTEQMETRLTLEYQ; the protein is encoded by the exons ATGGCCAGCAAGCGCTCCAAGCACATGAAGCCGGCAGAGCTGCTGAGCGTGAGCCTGGCTGTGACGGACCTTGGTGCGGCCGTGACGATGTACCCGCTGGCTGCAGCGTCGGCCTGGAACCATCACTGGATCGGCGGTGACGTCACATGCCGCTACTACGGCTTCATGGGGTTCTTCTTCGGAATAGCCAGCATGGCGACGCTGACAGTGATGGCCGTCGTCCGATTCATCGTGTCCACCAACCTGCAGTCACCCA AGGAGCGGGTGAGCATGCGGAATGCTAagctgctggtggtgggggcatGGCTGTACGCGCTGCTCTGGGCCGTTTTCCCCTTCGCCGGCTGGGGCCAGTACGGTCCTGAGCCCTTTGGCCTGTCTTGCACACTGTCCTGGGCCAACATGCGCCACATCGACCACGGCTTCTCCTTCGTCATCAGCATGTTCTCCATGAACCTGGCCACACCCGCCGTGGTCATCATCACCTGCTACGCCGGCATCGCCTTGCGCCTGCGGGTCACCTTCAAGTCCATCAACAGCTTCAACCACCTGCCCAACGCTGTCAAGATGCAGAAAAGACTTGTACTG ATCGCCATCTTCATCAGCATGGGTTTCCTGGGTAGCTGGACGCCCTACGGCATGGTGAGTCTGTGGTCAGTGTACAGCGACAGCACCTCCATCCCGCCACTGGTGAGCATGTTGCCCTGCCTGTTCGCCAAGACCTCCACTGTCTACAACCCCCTCATCTATTACATCTTCAGCAAGACCTTCAAGACCCAAGTCAAACAGCTGTGTTGTCCGTACAGATGGTCCAACGCCTGCAACCCAGACATGGACAGCAACAAGGCCATCGAGAACACCGTCTACCTGGTGTGCAATGACGCCAAACCTCCACAGCCAAGGCCCCGCATGGACGACAAGGACCTCGGGACAACGGAGCAGATGGAGACGCGGCTGACTCTGGAATACCAATAG